One window of Streptomyces sp. SUK 48 genomic DNA carries:
- a CDS encoding NADPH-dependent FMN reductase, whose product MILLLSGSLRAGSGNEALLRTARAVAARAGVEALVYDGLGRLPHFNPDDDREPLPAAVAGLRAAIDAADAVLICTPEYAGTLPGAFKNLLDWTVGGTEICDKPVAWVNVAAPGRGGGAEATLRTVLGYTGAAVVEAACARVPLGRGDVGEDGAVADPDIRRRVAEVVRLLVAAGPGRA is encoded by the coding sequence ATGATTCTGCTGCTGTCCGGGAGCCTGCGGGCCGGTTCCGGCAACGAGGCGCTGCTGCGGACGGCGCGGGCGGTGGCGGCGCGGGCGGGGGTGGAGGCCCTCGTGTACGACGGACTGGGGCGGCTTCCGCACTTCAACCCCGATGACGACCGGGAACCGCTGCCGGCGGCCGTGGCCGGGCTGCGGGCGGCGATCGACGCGGCGGACGCGGTGCTGATCTGCACGCCGGAGTACGCCGGGACGCTGCCGGGCGCGTTCAAGAACCTGCTGGACTGGACGGTCGGCGGGACCGAGATCTGCGACAAGCCGGTCGCCTGGGTCAACGTGGCGGCACCGGGCCGGGGAGGGGGCGCGGAGGCCACCTTGCGGACGGTGCTCGGGTACACCGGCGCCGCCGTCGTGGAGGCGGCCTGCGCGCGGGTGCCGTTGGGCCGTGGTGATGTGGGGGAGGACGGAGCCGTCGCCGACCCGGACATCCGCCGAAGGGTCGCGGAGGTGGTACGGCTGCTGGTGGCGGCCGGCCCGGGGCGGGCGTGA
- a CDS encoding DUF2637 domain-containing protein gives MDRIHDEDVLCDYEFSTLEMQWDPVEELAQMLSGASAANPDPAPPHGRSSHRKNRRRIRTEPGLLRDNQRGAPVTLLIATISVCALCMLGWSFSYSYAQLRATASSVLPMRLAQWWPLTVYGPWLVAALSILRATVQNRSARRSWGVLLGASTMAVALCVCHAAHSPLSLIIFGIPPITALVCFWEIVGQVSSKVARPRHAAHSRRNLKAQGPYDVR, from the coding sequence ATGGACAGGATTCACGATGAAGACGTTTTGTGTGACTATGAGTTCAGCACGCTCGAGATGCAGTGGGACCCGGTCGAAGAGCTGGCCCAGATGCTGTCCGGGGCGTCCGCCGCGAATCCCGACCCGGCCCCGCCGCACGGCAGGTCCAGCCACCGGAAAAACCGTCGGCGCATCCGTACCGAGCCCGGATTGCTGCGTGACAATCAGCGCGGTGCGCCCGTCACGCTGCTGATCGCCACCATCTCGGTATGCGCGTTGTGCATGCTGGGCTGGTCCTTCTCCTATTCCTACGCCCAACTCCGCGCCACCGCTTCCTCCGTACTGCCGATGCGCCTCGCCCAGTGGTGGCCGTTGACGGTGTACGGACCCTGGCTCGTGGCGGCGCTGTCCATTCTGCGAGCGACGGTACAGAACAGAAGTGCCAGGAGATCCTGGGGAGTTCTGCTGGGCGCCTCCACGATGGCGGTCGCCCTGTGCGTCTGCCATGCGGCGCATTCCCCGCTTTCCCTGATCATCTTCGGAATTCCGCCGATCACCGCCCTGGTGTGTTTCTGGGAGATCGTCGGCCAGGTCTCCTCGAAGGTGGCCCGCCCCCGGCATGCCGCGCACAGCCGCCGCAACCTCAAGGCGCAGGGTCCGTACGACGTCAGGTGA